A DNA window from Tachysurus fulvidraco isolate hzauxx_2018 chromosome 4, HZAU_PFXX_2.0, whole genome shotgun sequence contains the following coding sequences:
- the morn4 gene encoding MORN repeat-containing protein 4, with protein MTLTRGSFTYSTGEEYSGEWKEGRRHGVGQLKFSDGTCYKGHFENGLFHGSGILMFPDGSRYEGEFAQGKFQGVGVFSRFDGMKFEGEFKNGRVEGHGLLTFPDGSHGIPRNEGVFSDNKLLKREKSQAVVQRARSSACTARSLSV; from the exons ATGACACTGACCAGGGGCTCCTTCACGTACTCAACTGGAGAAGAGTACAGTGGTGAATGGAAGGAAG GAAGGAGACATGGAGTAGGGCAGCTGAAGTTTTCTGACGGCACTTGTTACAAGGGTCACTTCGAGAACGGCCTGTTTCATGGCTCTGGGATCTTAATGTTCCCTGATGGATCCAG GTATGAAGGTGAATTTGCCCAAGGAAAATTCCAAGGTGTTGGAGTTTTTAGCAGATTTGATGGTATGAAGTTTGAAGGAGAATTCAAAAATGGTCGTGTGGAAGGACATG GCTTACTGACATTTCCGGATGGTTCCCATGGTATTCCACGGAATGAGGGGGTCTTTTCTGACAACAAGCTACTGAAGCGGGAGAAGAGCCAGGCGGTGGTGCAGAGGGCCCGGAGCTCAGCCTGCACTGCACGCAGTCTCTCTGTATGA